A genomic window from Variovorax paradoxus includes:
- a CDS encoding glutaredoxin family protein produces MHPIYKFSLHRLTGLALVLIATGTMAQQVYRQVDKNGKVTFSDRAPTASTEPASASQGGSTTPANAGLPYELRQVAQRYPVTLYSSDECGPCSTARSLLITRGIPFEERTVKSNEEIEALQRLSSQSSLPLLTIGSQQLKGFSDVEWSQYLDAAGYPKSNSLPAGYRNGPARPLIAQQAAPAPRAAAAPAAQPAPPPPASSEPSPSNPAGIKF; encoded by the coding sequence ATGCATCCGATTTACAAATTCTCACTGCATCGCCTGACCGGCCTGGCCCTTGTGCTCATCGCCACGGGCACCATGGCACAGCAGGTCTATCGCCAGGTCGACAAGAATGGCAAGGTCACTTTCTCGGACCGCGCCCCCACGGCCAGCACCGAGCCGGCCTCGGCCTCGCAAGGCGGCTCCACCACGCCGGCGAATGCGGGCCTGCCCTACGAGCTGCGGCAAGTGGCTCAGCGCTACCCCGTTACGCTGTACAGCAGCGACGAATGCGGGCCGTGCAGCACGGCTCGCTCGCTGCTCATCACGCGGGGCATTCCGTTCGAGGAACGCACCGTCAAGAGCAACGAGGAAATCGAGGCGCTGCAGCGCCTGAGCAGCCAGAGCTCGCTGCCATTGCTGACCATCGGGTCGCAGCAGCTCAAGGGCTTCTCGGATGTCGAATGGTCGCAGTACCTCGACGCAGCCGGCTACCCCAAGAGCAACAGCCTGCCTGCGGGCTACCGCAACGGCCCGGCGCGACCGCTGATCGCGCAGCAGGCAGCACCCGCGCCCCGTGCCGCCGCGGCACCGGCCGCACAGCCCGCGCCACCGCCCCCCGCATCGAGCGAGCCGAGCCCGAGCAACCCCGCCGGCATCAAGTTCTGA
- the rpiA gene encoding ribose-5-phosphate isomerase RpiA — protein MTAPASPTPSNPLSQDELKAQVGLAALAYVVKGEIVGVGTGSTVNKFIDALASIKDEIKGAVSSSVASTERLRALGIPVFDSNEVEELAVYIDGADEIDHRGFMVKGGGAALTREKIVAAQSRKFVCIADASKLVEALGAFPLPVEVIPMAARRVMRQFASMGGIAQVREKDGLPLVTDNGQHIVDVTGLRITDPLAFESEVSQWPGVVTVGVFAHQKADVCLLGTSTGVKTLQFGA, from the coding sequence ATGACCGCACCCGCCTCCCCAACCCCCTCCAACCCACTTTCTCAGGACGAACTCAAGGCCCAGGTCGGCCTTGCCGCGCTGGCCTATGTGGTCAAGGGCGAGATCGTCGGCGTCGGCACCGGCTCGACGGTGAACAAGTTCATCGATGCGCTGGCCAGCATCAAGGACGAGATCAAGGGCGCCGTCTCCAGCTCGGTCGCCTCGACCGAACGCCTGCGCGCCCTGGGCATTCCGGTGTTCGACAGCAACGAGGTGGAAGAGCTGGCGGTCTACATCGACGGCGCGGACGAAATCGACCACCGCGGTTTCATGGTGAAGGGGGGCGGCGCCGCACTCACGCGCGAGAAGATCGTCGCGGCCCAGTCGCGCAAGTTCGTCTGCATTGCCGACGCATCCAAGCTGGTCGAGGCGCTGGGCGCCTTTCCGCTGCCGGTGGAAGTGATCCCGATGGCCGCGCGCCGCGTGATGCGCCAGTTCGCCAGCATGGGCGGCATCGCCCAGGTGCGCGAGAAAGACGGCCTGCCGCTGGTCACGGACAACGGCCAGCACATCGTCGACGTGACGGGTCTGCGAATCACCGATCCGCTGGCCTTCGAGTCTGAAGTGAGCCAATGGCCGGGCGTGGTGACGGTGGGTGTCTTCGCGCACCAGAAGGCAGACGTGTGCCTGCTGGGCACCTCGACTGGTGTGAAGACGCTGCAGTTCGGCGCCTAG
- a CDS encoding quinone-dependent dihydroorotate dehydrogenase — MPLLMPSSLYGLARPFLFGFDPEHAHEITLDGLARTQNTPLACAYSAPRVDDPVQLAGLTFPNRVGLAAGLDKNARCIDAFAAMGFGSVEVGTVTPKAQPGNPKPRMFRLPQRDALINRLGFNNEGLDAFLANVQKARFRKGSGGAKQPMLLGLNIGKNAATPIERAVDDYLICLDGVYPHADYVTINISSPNTANLRTLQSDEALDALLGAVAERREALAARHNKRSPLFVKIAPDLDEAQVAVIAATLKRHGMDGVIATNTTLSRDAVKGLLHAEEAGGLSGAPVREASNRVIAQLRAALGAGFPIIGVGGILSGADAKAKIAAGADVVQIYTGLIYRGPALVREAAQALLRDRSKA, encoded by the coding sequence ATGCCCCTGCTGATGCCCTCCTCGCTCTACGGCCTGGCCCGCCCTTTCCTGTTCGGTTTCGACCCCGAGCATGCCCACGAAATCACGCTGGACGGGCTGGCGCGCACCCAGAACACACCGCTGGCCTGTGCTTACTCGGCACCACGCGTCGACGACCCGGTCCAGCTCGCCGGGCTGACCTTTCCGAACCGCGTGGGCCTGGCGGCCGGGTTGGACAAGAACGCCCGCTGCATCGATGCCTTCGCCGCCATGGGCTTCGGCTCCGTCGAGGTCGGCACGGTGACGCCGAAGGCCCAGCCGGGCAATCCCAAGCCGCGCATGTTCCGCCTGCCGCAGCGCGACGCGCTGATCAACCGGCTCGGCTTCAACAACGAAGGGCTCGACGCCTTCCTGGCCAACGTGCAGAAGGCGCGCTTTCGCAAGGGCAGCGGCGGTGCGAAGCAGCCGATGCTGCTTGGCCTGAACATCGGCAAGAACGCCGCCACGCCGATCGAGCGTGCGGTGGACGACTACCTGATCTGCCTCGACGGCGTGTACCCGCATGCCGACTATGTGACGATCAACATCTCGAGCCCCAACACGGCCAACCTGCGCACGCTCCAGAGCGACGAAGCGCTCGATGCGCTGCTCGGTGCGGTGGCCGAGCGGCGCGAAGCTCTGGCCGCGCGCCACAACAAGCGCTCGCCGCTGTTCGTGAAGATCGCGCCCGACCTCGACGAAGCCCAGGTGGCGGTCATTGCCGCCACGCTGAAGCGCCATGGCATGGATGGCGTGATTGCCACCAACACCACGCTCTCGCGCGATGCGGTCAAAGGCCTGCTGCATGCCGAGGAAGCGGGTGGACTGTCGGGTGCACCGGTGCGCGAGGCAAGCAACCGTGTGATCGCTCAATTGCGCGCGGCACTGGGCGCGGGCTTTCCGATCATCGGGGTGGGCGGCATCCTCAGCGGTGCGGATGCCAAGGCCAAGATCGCCGCAGGTGCGGACGTGGTCCAGATCTACACCGGCCTGATCTATCGCGGACCGGCGCTGGTCCGCGAAGCCGCTCAGGCGCTGCTGCGCGATCGCAGCAAGGCCTGA
- a CDS encoding phage holin family protein: MRLLSMFGLNARIRRLRIAAAEGALAAEDRVQLLRMAWEDEKQRLKLMLVFSLAVLGLTTVTVALLSVAVVVHFWETPYRITAAWSVAGVWIVLWLAAAVGLLLTLRNASNSFVPARHEFERDWAWVQDSFGLGKDPEQDEEAPRPPRPATREELLARMERQRERIATLQGGREAQPAGGSGEGEAPPPNESAAAAALRIARAHPVATGVVAAAAVVVIKPRRLLRWAAVIAPILWRMR; encoded by the coding sequence ATGAGGCTGCTGTCCATGTTCGGGCTGAACGCCCGGATTCGCCGGCTGCGCATTGCCGCGGCCGAAGGCGCCTTGGCGGCCGAAGACCGGGTGCAATTGCTGCGCATGGCCTGGGAGGACGAGAAGCAGCGTCTCAAGCTGATGCTCGTCTTCAGTCTGGCCGTGCTGGGGCTGACCACGGTCACGGTGGCCTTGCTGTCCGTGGCGGTGGTGGTTCATTTCTGGGAAACACCGTACCGCATCACCGCTGCGTGGTCGGTGGCAGGCGTATGGATCGTGCTCTGGCTGGCGGCCGCCGTCGGCTTGCTGCTGACCCTGCGCAATGCGTCCAACAGCTTCGTGCCGGCGCGCCACGAGTTCGAGCGCGACTGGGCCTGGGTCCAGGACAGTTTCGGCTTGGGCAAGGATCCGGAGCAGGACGAAGAAGCGCCGCGCCCCCCGCGGCCGGCCACGCGCGAAGAACTGCTGGCGCGCATGGAGCGTCAACGCGAGCGCATCGCGACGCTGCAGGGTGGGCGCGAGGCACAGCCTGCGGGCGGTTCGGGCGAAGGCGAAGCGCCTCCGCCCAATGAATCCGCCGCTGCCGCTGCCCTGCGCATCGCCCGTGCGCATCCCGTGGCCACCGGCGTCGTTGCTGCGGCCGCCGTGGTGGTGATCAAGCCGAGGCGCTTGCTGCGCTGGGCTGCGGTCATCGCGCCAATACTCTGGCGCATGCGCTGA
- a CDS encoding glycine zipper domain-containing protein has translation MSASQNLEAAAEDIASDVRGVLASKDLDSVPHIKALRQRIDTKLAIARELAAEKSKLAAKKAREAATSANAYAHDEPWQIAGAALAVGVLVGLLLGRR, from the coding sequence ATGAGTGCATCCCAAAATCTTGAAGCAGCAGCCGAAGACATTGCAAGCGACGTGCGCGGCGTGCTGGCAAGCAAGGACCTGGATTCGGTTCCCCACATCAAGGCGCTGCGCCAGCGCATCGACACCAAGCTGGCAATCGCACGCGAACTCGCGGCCGAGAAGAGCAAGCTCGCCGCCAAGAAGGCCCGTGAAGCGGCCACCTCCGCCAACGCCTACGCCCACGACGAACCATGGCAGATCGCCGGTGCCGCACTGGCCGTCGGCGTGCTGGTGGGCCTGCTGCTTGGCCGCCGCTGA
- a CDS encoding NAD(P)/FAD-dependent oxidoreductase has translation MDEIDCAVIGAGVVGLAVARALALAGREVLVLESEGAIGTGTSSRNSEVIHAGIYYPQGSLKARLCVEGKEMLYAYAAERGVPHQRCGKLIVATLPEQADQLEVIRMKAAANGVGDLTLITAQQAMAMEPQLHCVAALHSPSTGIVDSHSLMLSLLGDLENAGGMLALKSPITRAECGDGAIVLTAEDGTALRCRSVVNAAGLGAPALARRFEGLPPSMVPREYFAKGNYFTLSGRAPFGRLIYPVPEPGGLGVHLTIDLGGQAKFGPDVQWVSSADELVVDPKRGEGFYAEVRKYWPALPDGALIPGYAGMRPKISGPGEPAADFMIDGPASHGVPGLVNLFGIESPGLTSSLAIGRHVAGLLADA, from the coding sequence ATGGACGAAATAGATTGCGCCGTCATCGGCGCTGGTGTGGTGGGGCTGGCAGTGGCGCGCGCCCTGGCGCTCGCGGGCCGGGAGGTGCTGGTGCTTGAATCCGAGGGTGCCATCGGCACGGGCACGAGTTCGCGCAACAGCGAAGTCATTCACGCCGGCATCTACTACCCGCAGGGCTCGCTCAAGGCGAGGCTGTGCGTCGAAGGCAAAGAAATGCTGTACGCCTACGCGGCGGAACGTGGCGTGCCGCACCAGCGCTGCGGCAAGCTGATCGTGGCGACATTGCCCGAGCAGGCGGACCAGCTCGAAGTCATCCGGATGAAGGCGGCTGCGAACGGCGTCGGCGATCTGACGTTGATCACCGCGCAGCAGGCTATGGCGATGGAGCCGCAACTGCATTGCGTGGCGGCGCTCCATTCGCCGAGCACCGGCATCGTCGATAGCCACTCGCTCATGCTGAGCCTGCTCGGCGACCTCGAGAATGCGGGCGGCATGCTGGCACTGAAATCGCCCATCACGCGTGCCGAATGCGGCGATGGTGCCATCGTCCTGACGGCTGAGGATGGCACTGCGTTGCGTTGCCGCAGCGTGGTCAATGCCGCGGGTCTCGGCGCCCCTGCGCTGGCGCGGCGCTTCGAGGGCCTGCCGCCCTCGATGGTGCCCAGGGAGTACTTCGCCAAGGGCAACTACTTCACCCTGTCGGGGCGGGCGCCGTTCGGGCGTCTGATCTATCCCGTGCCCGAGCCGGGCGGGCTGGGCGTGCACCTCACGATCGACCTGGGCGGCCAGGCCAAGTTCGGGCCCGACGTGCAGTGGGTGTCTTCGGCCGACGAACTGGTGGTGGACCCGAAGCGCGGCGAGGGCTTCTATGCCGAGGTGCGCAAGTATTGGCCCGCGCTGCCCGACGGCGCCCTGATTCCAGGTTACGCGGGCATGCGACCGAAGATCTCGGGCCCGGGCGAGCCGGCGGCCGACTTCATGATCGACGGGCCTGCGTCGCACGGGGTGCCGGGGCTGGTCAATCTCTTCGGCATCGAGTCGCCTGGCCTCACGAGCAGCCTGGCCATCGGGCGCCATGTGGCCGGCTTGCTGGCGGATGCGTGA
- the dnaQ gene encoding DNA polymerase III subunit epsilon, giving the protein MSRQIVLDTETTGLSAENGDRVIELGCVELFARKLTGNDLHIYFNPERESHEDALKVHGLTTDFLRDKPKFATLANDIVEYLRDAELIIHNAAFDVGFLNKEFERAGLPPLRTFVSEVTDTLAMAKQVYPGKRNSLDALCDRFGVDRSNRTFHGAKLDAQLLADVYINLTRGQDALLIDVASNEPELGTTVVAIDLSQFELPVILAAEHELTAHEAVLGQLDKSSGGRTLFRENG; this is encoded by the coding sequence ATGTCGCGCCAGATCGTTCTTGATACCGAAACCACCGGCCTCTCCGCGGAGAACGGCGACCGCGTCATCGAGCTCGGCTGCGTGGAGCTGTTCGCTCGCAAGCTCACCGGCAACGACCTGCACATCTACTTCAACCCTGAGCGCGAGAGCCATGAGGACGCGCTGAAGGTCCACGGCCTGACGACTGACTTCCTACGAGACAAGCCGAAGTTCGCCACCCTGGCCAACGACATCGTCGAGTACCTGCGCGATGCCGAGCTGATCATTCACAACGCGGCCTTCGACGTCGGCTTTCTCAACAAGGAATTCGAGCGTGCCGGCTTGCCGCCGCTGCGCACCTTCGTCAGTGAAGTGACCGACACGCTGGCCATGGCCAAGCAGGTGTACCCGGGCAAGCGCAATTCGCTGGACGCGCTGTGCGACCGCTTCGGCGTCGACCGTTCGAACCGCACCTTCCACGGCGCCAAGCTCGACGCGCAGTTGTTGGCCGACGTCTACATCAACCTCACGCGCGGCCAGGATGCGCTGTTGATCGACGTGGCTTCGAACGAGCCTGAACTGGGTACCACGGTGGTGGCCATCGACCTGAGCCAGTTCGAGCTGCCGGTGATTCTGGCCGCCGAGCACGAACTGACCGCGCACGAAGCGGTGTTGGGGCAACTCGACAAATCGAGCGGTGGTCGCACGCTGTTTCGCGAAAACGGCTGA
- the fdx gene encoding ISC system 2Fe-2S type ferredoxin — MPTIKIYPHPEYCPQGAEITAPAGTSICEALLDNNINIEHACEMSCACTTCHVIVREGFNSLNEAEEGEEDLLDRAWGLEPQSRLSCQSILAQENVTIEIPKYSINHAKENH; from the coding sequence ATGCCCACGATCAAGATCTACCCGCATCCCGAGTACTGCCCGCAGGGCGCTGAAATCACCGCGCCCGCCGGCACTTCGATCTGCGAGGCGCTGCTCGACAACAACATCAACATCGAGCATGCCTGCGAGATGAGCTGCGCCTGCACCACCTGCCACGTCATCGTGCGCGAGGGCTTCAACTCGCTGAACGAGGCGGAAGAAGGCGAAGAAGACCTGCTCGACCGCGCCTGGGGCCTGGAGCCGCAGTCGCGCCTGAGTTGCCAATCGATCCTGGCGCAGGAGAATGTGACCATCGAGATTCCGAAGTACTCGATCAATCACGCCAAGGAAAACCACTGA